Proteins co-encoded in one Crateriforma spongiae genomic window:
- a CDS encoding radical SAM protein has protein sequence MFRALAGVDLPSTHQFRRTAQALTRGPGWIRDAWRTRRRKDVLPRMLTYTVTFGCNARCIMCDSWKMPTDDDLRLNDIKHIFRQLPTMDVVRLTGGEPLVRMDFTEIANLAIKTLRPLMLHVTSNGFLTKRLVDFCEKRDRSVPLELLISVDGMGEKHNQIRGSNLAWPSVVKSLQELAPRRKELNLKLAVNQTVVDAEGADHYRQLQAMLRDMNVPHHLVIAYDTSATYNVQRELDVAPKAPGEFLTFGDLDTLKLDALLEQAEQDTGHLPWGERIAKRYYLRGIRNRIVHGQASPNPPCVALTSHLRLFPNGDVPTCQFNSRIVGNLREQTFDEVWHGLKISESRDWVRSCPGCWAECEVIPSAVYSLDILQRASMSSPKSTSVV, from the coding sequence TTGTTCCGAGCACTCGCAGGCGTTGACCTTCCGTCGACTCATCAGTTCCGCCGAACCGCGCAAGCTTTGACCCGTGGTCCGGGATGGATTCGCGATGCGTGGCGTACGCGACGTCGTAAAGATGTCTTGCCTCGCATGCTGACGTACACGGTGACATTTGGCTGCAACGCACGCTGCATCATGTGCGATTCGTGGAAGATGCCCACCGACGATGACCTTCGGCTGAACGACATCAAACACATCTTTCGGCAACTGCCCACGATGGATGTTGTCCGTCTGACTGGCGGGGAACCCTTGGTGCGAATGGACTTCACCGAAATCGCAAATCTTGCAATCAAGACACTGCGTCCTCTGATGCTCCATGTCACCAGCAATGGGTTCTTGACCAAACGATTGGTGGATTTCTGTGAAAAGCGTGATCGATCGGTACCGCTGGAATTGCTGATCTCCGTCGATGGGATGGGTGAGAAACACAATCAAATTCGTGGAAGCAACCTAGCCTGGCCCAGCGTCGTCAAGTCGCTACAGGAATTGGCACCGCGACGAAAAGAGCTGAACCTAAAACTTGCGGTGAATCAGACCGTCGTCGACGCCGAAGGTGCCGATCACTACCGACAATTGCAGGCGATGCTACGCGATATGAATGTCCCGCATCACCTGGTCATCGCCTACGACACCAGCGCGACCTACAACGTTCAACGTGAACTGGATGTTGCCCCCAAAGCCCCCGGTGAATTCTTAACGTTTGGCGACTTGGACACACTGAAACTGGATGCATTGCTGGAACAGGCCGAACAGGACACGGGCCACCTTCCCTGGGGCGAACGTATCGCAAAACGGTATTACTTGCGTGGCATCCGTAATCGTATCGTCCACGGCCAAGCCAGCCCGAACCCGCCCTGTGTCGCCCTGACCAGCCACCTGCGACTGTTTCCCAACGGTGACGTTCCGACGTGCCAATTCAACAGCCGGATTGTGGGGAACTTGCGTGAACAAACCTTCGACGAAGTGTGGCACGGCCTGAAAATTTCTGAGTCACGCGACTGGGTGCGATCATGCCCGGGGTGTTGGGCCGAGTGCGAAGTGATTCCCAGCGCCGTCTACAGCTTGGACATCCTGCAACGTGCGTCCATGTCATCACCGAAATCCACTTCCGTGGTTTGA